Genomic segment of Nothobranchius furzeri strain GRZ-AD chromosome 12, NfurGRZ-RIMD1, whole genome shotgun sequence:
CTGTGTTTAGTTCCTTGTGGGTTTTAATATTTAATGATGCTTTGTCATCTATTGAATTTccttttattaatttttattattactgttgtgcagcactttgggtaaCGCTGTTGCCATttcaatgtgctatataaataaagcttgacTTGACTACAGTGCTTAAATGATGTTTCTACACAGCACTCTTGTTTTTTACTAAAGTTGTTGTTTCTTGTGGTCTGGGTTAAGCCCCGGTGGTCCTTAAAGGCTGGAGACGCCCCTgatctgcccccaccctcacagccccgctCGCAGTTCCATTTTTTTGGGGTATCTTCTCTTAGTGACGAGACAAGTGAtgcggccaagatggcggtggtggacaccgcCCACTGGTCTTCAATTCAGCTGGTTTATTACGTAACTCTGTACAAATCTAACAGCAATAAATACATCAAATATGGATTCTCAGGAATGTACGCTCTGGCTTTCAGATGCATTTAATCCTGTCTACAAGAATTGCCCCTTACAGACATCAGTGGGATTTAGGCAAACCAGGTGAGGATGCCCCGCTGGAGCTCTGAAGCTCAGGTAGACCTCACAGTAGAGACATCGTTCAGATGTCAAACAATTCAGAGGAAGTTGGACTTTCCATGACTGAACTGCTGTTCTGAACTGTAATGGTTTTTATACTAAATGATTGGTACAAGCCCCTTAGTTTAGTGCATGCATTAACGGAACAGAATAGAaagccctttattgtccctcagtggagaGATGTTAGGGTCACCGTAGCGATTACATTCATCATGGCAGCAAGAAGGAAAGTAAACAACAAGAACTGGTAAAGGGTTAACGTGGCTGAAAAGAACATTATTGAGCACAAAAAGAAGTACAATTatgaaactgaagggaaaattccTGATGTCACGTTCTGGGTCATGATGTCATGGCcttccagactcgtcctctgtttaattctgcacagagagagtctggtaactcacaggcagagaggcacttgaggggcgggactaggcagctcaaaaataaccaatcagaaaaaagacagaaattccgactgtaccgcacgacgctgtagttttttttagctgtaatcaCAAAAGGCGTCTggcgatggcgcaaacatcttttatttttataagaaaggcttttagcgcttctgctGACATGTTCgtggggagtttcctgacccaagacatgcagaatcacactagGAGACGAGGGTAAGTAGAAAGGGAaactaaaggtgcaccgccagacgtggcGGTGATGCCGAGTACAGCTCCGGGGTTGGGTCTGCTGAGACAAACCCTGGTCAGTATTTGGACAGAGTGGAAAACTAGGAGGACTTGGTTTCTGAGGTTCTTACTGTTGGACTGAGATCAAAGAACTTGGGGAGGGTAGTCAGGACTGGGGTGAGCTGCGTAGGTGATAATCCAATATCCGAGGggggtgagcggtgggagagcgggtcggtccagtTGGAGGGTGAGATCAGGCTCGGAGGTGAAATCCTGGTTATTGCTGTGTTGATCAATGGTGGAAGTTCCTGGTGAGCACATAATGGAGTGCATACAAAATTACAACAACTACTGAGCGAGAGCACAATGCTAAAGACTAAGACTATAGTTATTCTACAATGGCAAGAGCTACCCAAAGTGAGTcatcatccggcgaagtgaag
This window contains:
- the LOC139062028 gene encoding uncharacterized protein, which gives rise to MLFPQQRRRNHSSSQTDRVRAKHSSCISRSVHFASVSSGGRFRREASCRLFQINRASVYKELSDHFTSPDDDSLWELPPLINTAITRISPPSLISPSNWTDPLSHRSPPSDIGLSPTQLTPVLTTLPKFFDLSPTTQPRSCTRHHRHVWRCTFSFPFYLPSSPSVILHVLGQETPHEHVSRSAKSLSYKNKRCLRHRQTPFVITAKKNYSVVRYSRNFCLFSDWLFLSCLVPPLKCLSACELPDSLCAELNRGRVWKAMTS